GCAGCGGTTGAGGATGTAGCATCATCAAACAGCAAAAAGTGGCGAGACTTCGTTGCTTCTATGATTGCTCAAGTGTTAGCATGCATGCTCCGCTGCTCCTTCACCGCAACTTTGGTGTAGATGAAGAGAGCCCTCCCCTTGTCTCAAAGATTCCGGTTAAAACAATGGAGGGTGTACTAGAGTATGCAAATAAATAATCATCATTTTCCGTTTTTGGTACAATggcagttaaaaaaaaatgaaggaagGGAACATGTTCCTGTGACATGCATCTCCCTTAAACCATGGAGATTTTTCTAGTAAACATCATCAAGAGTGTGATAATATTAAAATCCAGTATTCTAGGGAAGACAAGAATTCTGAAAACAGAATATGATATAATGTTGCAGGTTTCCACAAAAATCATCTAAGAGAATGGACAGATGGAGGTACGAAAGATCAATGCTATgtcgtcttcatcttcctcgCCTAGTTCAGGTCCTCCCTCTAGAGGCTCATTCGGTCTTCTTCAATCCACCCATTCAAATCCTTCAATGTTTTAGGATCAGCAAAAGTCAATAAATCAAAATGGTGCTTACTATTGAGCATTTTAGAGTCTAGTTGAGTGATTAAAACTTGCCTTTGTTTGCTTGTTAATGTATTTAGAAACAGTAAAGATCCGCTTCACCAGCTTCCTCTTGGGTAGAGGCCGTGACACCAGGTCCAGCTCCTGCTTGAATAAACAAAGATAACATGTGAGCACAAGTGTAAGTGATGAAAAATGACAAATGTaactaaaacaatatttagaGGAGGAAAGGATAAAGCCTTACACGCACTATATGATCTTTACCCTTGAGATGCGTAGTGAAATCTTCAAACCTTTGGCCGTAGAAATTGCATAGTGTGCAAAAAAACCTGCACGGAGATTCACCCGTTTCAAAGAACTTCTTCTCAAACTCCTGTCTTCTTGTCACCCCTGAATCTATTGCGTCTggtggaaagaaaagaaaaaagaaaaaaaaactagtttagAAACAACAGCTTTGCAGGTTATATGATAAcactgtgagagagagaggacacaCACCTTTCAGTAACTTCTCCCAAATACACTTTTTAGATAAGAGCAGGGGCGTGGTTGTAGACTCTTCAGAGTTGTTTATGAGGTCGGAAGCTGATTGATGAAATGCCTGAAGAAGGGTGTACCCATGCCTTTCTACATTGGAAAGAGCATAAGATAAGCGTTTCACTTCCTTAACATCTCCGGTTATGAACATTATGGTAGCCGGAGGTGGATTTTCCCTCTTCCACACAATAACTTCCTCAAAAATGTCTCTGAAACCTGTTTCACTATAGGAAAGCAACTCAAATagcaaaaagacaagaaaaaaaaaatcaaatacagCACATTAACCGTACTGAATCTAAGCCCTAAATACAGTAACAAAGAGAAGAATATTAACCGTCGGGAACGTGTTTAAGAAGGATTCCAGAGGAAGAGATCGCCGGAAGAACACCAGGGGTTCGTTTTAAGGTGTGTTTTAGGTTGCCAATAGCAGTGATGGTGAGAGGACCAGTGTAGCCTGCCTTCTTCAAGGCCGATTCTATAGACTGAGCGACCATAGAAGCATCATAACCATCGGGAACCGGACAGCTGTTGATGTCCCACCACACCATCGTTTTTGGCTCCTGCTTCGCCTTGTCGAGCATCATCTTGTTTGTATTGGTTGAATACATGGTggctacataaaaaaaatcaatcataccCAAAATTAGAATTACAAAATCGCATCTTTACTTTTATAACCAGAATCTTGCTCAGATGAAATCACTGACCTCGTTTACGATCGAATCTGGAACGCCAGAGAGAACAAAGGGGAGATGATGGGTGGAGCGACGGAAAAAGGCAACTGGATACTATTATGTGGTCATAGGTTTGCGATAGTAGATGGATTAagtgttttgatttgttgtaaATAACAAAGATTCTCTTTTTAGCATTGCTGGATGATGCACTTTCAAACGTTGATTCTGTGAAGGAAACATTTCATGATGAACCTACAAAATATGACGAATTTAAAATTCTCAAGAATGATTTTCCGGCGCTTTTAAATTTTGGTCTGGTCATAATATCAGTTGTGTAGATTGTGAATCTACACAACAAACACAAGCCTTTCGTTAACTTTTTTATGATGTTTATGATTATCTTTCATAGAGTTGATAATGCTAGTGTCATTACAAGAATGACTGAAATCTTTAAAAGACACCCGAAGCTGCTTTTCGGTTCAAGAGTTTTCTTGCCCAAGGCTGAGACAAACATCCCTCCCAAGGCTGAGTAATGCACCAAGTCTAGAGATGTAGTGATTCAGATGAACAAGCTTAAGGTAACATAATAACTAATATGATGAATACTCTACTATggaagtgtcattttgacatttCCTCTTTTGCCAGCTTGTGATTgatatttaacaaatttatCGATTAATATACAAGGTTACAGTGCCTTGATAGTCTTGTATTTCCTACGATGAGGAAAACATTTATGAGGGAAAGAAGTCAATAAAGGAAGGGCAAGAGGGGTTAGTCTTCTTATCTAAGGATAATATAACCATCCCACCCAAACCTGATACAACCATCCCCTTCGACGCTAACAAACCATCCCTCCTGAGGAGAACATAGGGTTAAGCTTTGACACACCGATTTGCAGAgaggttttaaaaaattgatttagtCGTTTATCTCACTAAACTGCATTTATCTTTGCGATTAAGgttcctgagagaactctaaaGTTAATCATGCTTATGCTGGAGTCGTTTTAGAATGGGTGACCTTTCAGAaaatgattgtcggaactgtgtgattgaggacaaaacatagggaaagatcatgtggtaatTTGTAGAGATGGTAAGCAAGTCTTTAAAgtctcccggacgtagcaagcTGACCGTCGAATATGGATGGGCCTACAGGAGTAGTAAGAGGACATGGAGACAACTAAGCAAGATGGGCTCATGGGCAATGAGTGGAAATAGGGCCCATTAAGAGATGGTGGTTGTAATGACCTGTATCACGAAGTACGTACCAGACACGAAAAACGTGTGCAAATGACGTGAACTGGTTGTACATCCGGTTCATTGGACGACGCATGATAAAGGGCGATGGTGAAAGGACCAAAGGAAGGGAAAAGAAAGTAATGGTTGTGGCAAAATGGTACTAAGGACGTAAAACAGACCATGGGAACAGAATGGCCACGTACCAACCGAATGGTCCATGTACCGCGGGACGATGGACGGATCGAACGCATGGTACGAGAGGTCTAAAAATGGACGAGATAATCGAGAGTCACGGACGAGATAATCAAGAGTCACGGACGAGAGGTCCGGTGATAGACGAGGAAGTCCAATGTCACGGTCGGGAGGACCGGGAACTGTCGAGGAAAACAGACTCGGGGACGAATGGGTTGTTCTGCGGAAAAGCACAGGAACTTGGGACGCAAGAGAGACGCGGAATGATGCGGGAAGCGGAAGAGTCTATGCATGGGAGTGAGACGCCACATGTCATGCGATTAAGCCACTTCCGCCATTGTTTGAGATGCACGGTCCTGGGGAGAGTACATGCAAAGTAGTTGACAATTGTCAAACGAAAAATGCCACTTGCCAAGCCAAAGAAGTCGAGTGAAGGGCTTATAAATAGCACCTCTATGACTTCATTTTCGACAACACCTCTCTAAACAACTAAACTCTGCCCAAATTTTGCTTTGACTTCCCCTACCTcgcgcgccaaattgttgatatCAAGATCATCAATTAACAATTAGAGATTTGTTTGCtggaaaatatatcaaaattctctttataaatttaaGCCTAGGCTCGTGAAAGTTGAAGTACAAGGCTCAACTCGACGAGCTAAATACGATGAGAATtacatgttataaaaaaatagacgACCCAAGTGGTTCGTCCAGTATTTATCTATTCGACGAGTCAGCCGTCAACTTCAAGTCGCTTTCTATgaatgattcttttctttttttctgatttctttttggtGGTGTCGTATGTGCTGGTCTACTCAAATGACCAAAATATCCCTCCACACTCGAAGATGCTCCTTTTTTCCTTGGGCTTTTATTGATCTCATGGACCGGGTCTTGTGATGGGGTGAGAACCAACCCCAACATGCGAGATATTTAATTTAGTAGTCAAACTAATAACCATATTTCGTGGTGAGTGTAATGTTGTAGCAAAATTAGTCTTTTCTCAGCTAGACATCAATAACACACATTCTTACACGATGGCCTCCATAATGTTGTATATATGCATTAACCTCTAGTATTCAGTGACTAGaccaaaccaaataacaatTGTTATTTCGATCAATCTACAAATCTAATCAAGCATCTCGGACATCGTACACAAGGTTTACAGTTCACGCACAATACATTTGGGTACACCCAAAGTGGATATATGTGATCCCTACTTTATTAAGTCCTagggaaaaatattttttatatcttctACTCTACATAGATGATATAGTACTATCACAATCTCGATCCAAATATTAACTAACGAATATCATCTCCAGCATTAGATCTAAGTTAACATGTGCTCCAGCATTAGATCTAAGTGAACATGATATAGACCTCGAAAAAATACACTCTTCATTGGCATGTGTAGTTCTTTTTCAGTAGTGTATAACTATGTTGCAAACATTTTGCATCATGCAACCCCTTCTCTCATGCTAGTTAAATCAAAGACAAAGTTTCTTACTGACCTTTCGACAACCGTCTTATCTATAACACATTTCTAATAGAAGGTATGTTAAGAGCACTCTAGTAATTCACTTTTGCATGTCCatacattttgttttccttatatAGTTAAACTGGTCCTTCCTTGCCACCGAGATTGTGATGTACTTGGATGCATATATTTAATAAGGTGCATTGAAACGGTGTTCaaattttggaaacttttttaaCTATAGCGACAAAGTTGTTATCATGGGACTTCCAAGCAACGTTACACATAAGTGGACCGATCGAGTTCTTTACCAGTACTGGATGTTAATATATTGGATCCATCgtgctaatttttttaaaaaatagatcctcatattatttttttatgattgtgcaactggaaacaaaaaaaaaaagtaattatcgAAAAAAACTACATTTTCATTCATTAATTGATAATTAAGTCTTGAATCTTTCTTCAAAACATTCTAAGAGTTACAcggtattattttttttttttcactttctctaTAGTCAATTGTCAATACACAATATACATAAATTGCTTtaattttctcaacaaaattACCTCGTTTTATATTACATCGAACAATATTAACAATGTAGCAAAACTCTCacgtataaatattttttggagcAACCAATACGACAATACAAGTAAACAGTCAACTTTATCAGTCAACTTTTGCCCAATCATATTAGTCAAGGTTTTAAAATTCTCATATTTAATCAATATATGTGTACCGTTTGACTACTAGTATCACTTGTCGGTATAGTTTTATAAGTATTTCACAAAACAagtaaagtatatttttttcttcctattaACTGTGACATTATATTTCTGAATTACAACCAGTATATACTGTTACATCAACCTCTAAATTATTTATTCTCATAAACGAATggaaacacaaattaataacattaaaaaaacaaaaaaagtaactcGAATTAGATTCttagttatataatatgagTATGACGATCCCCATTGAGATTCTTATTTTGTCTTGCTCCAAAATCATAAGCTTAAAAACCAATCATATACCTAACTCTTCACATGTTCCACAAATTCGTTTATATAGGATCGTGTTTAAAAGATAAGAGAACGCTTTACTTTCTCCGATCACGGCTACCGGAAAAAACAGGGCCTAAGCAAAATATATCAGCCAATGGGACATTCAACGCCGGACTATTCATGGATCTTGGAGCTCTAAACTCTGTAGAATTcatcttctgcaaactcttcatcttcttcttcttttacggATCACTATTGCTCCGTTGATACTCCGAAGAAGAattagttttcttgtttctcattGAGTACCCAACAGATTTGCTTCGGACAAGCCAAAACCCACACCCAAAACTTGGATCATCACCTTCTGAGTCAGAACCTCTTGTGTCTGATTTCACGGCTAGGGTTGGGAGATTGCTTCTCTGAGAAGTAACATCGGTCTTCTTAGAAATCGTGTCGGTGGCCGAGTGAGAGAAGCTTTTCCAGTCTGAGAAGAGCTCGTCTGCGTGAGAAAACTGTTGTTTTGAATTCTGCCGTAGACAAAAATCGAACTCGGGGCTTGAATTGAGACATGTCTGGTCTGAATCTGATCGGAGAGGGACTCTCTCTTCGGAATGGTGAAGATTGTGAGATGATATTGAGGTTACTCTGCTTTTAAGACTCATCGTGAAGATTAttataagaaaagagaaaataaatgtttttgagGAATGgttgatagatatatatacgACTACATGAAGAATGTTTACACAACAATTCACCTACCATTATTGACTAtatgcaaaaagtaattttttgtttttcttacctttttttttacatccttttggaactttttttcttagtttatttTGTCGCAAATTTTCTTCCTGTTAGATAAAACGAACACAAATTATCTCTTAGTTATACGTATAATATATCTCATTTACAATTTTGCTATTACATGAGTTCACATAATAATACATGAGACACTAAAAGCTTTGCAAGCCTATACGGCTATACGTAGATGGATTTGGGTAAGAACATACACTTACTGACTTACATACAATGATTGATGTTATTGTCATCAATGACACAACACTCAAGTTTCGTGTTAAAAACGAAACAATGCGGCGTAGGGTTTTGAATCGGGGTATGTGGAATATCATGGGAATTCTGATGATTGTTAGTAAATGGTCTCCGTTTGCAGAGGAAGTGCAGCCGGCTATGACGTCTGTTCAGCTATGGGTCACGTTAAAGGATGTTCTCCCATCAATGTTCACAAAAAAGGGACTGGAGTTCTTAGCAAGTGGAGTGGGGAAGCCAGTTCGTCTCCATCCAAAAACAGAAGCCTGTGAACGTTTTGACGAAGCTCAAATTCTAGTTGAAGCTGATCTCACTAAGGTTTTACCACGAGAGTTCGTAATTAGAGGTGAAGAGGAAGGAGATTTGGATGCGGTTATTCACTATTTTTACCCTTGGCTTCCACCAAGGTGCACTAGTTGTAATAAGTGGGGCCAATTAAGAGACTCATGTCTGATGGAGAGTACCTCAAAGGATTCGGCTCCTGAGGAGCAAGACTTACCGATCACTCTGGTGATTGATCGGAAGGCTTTAGAGGGAGCACAGACtgcagaaacagaggaaggttCACCTACGGTGGCTACTGTCTCTGCTGACGCGGGTTTGGCAGCGATTTCACCGGGGGATGCAGATGGTTGGAGCACCCCTCAGAAGAAGAGCCGCAGCCCCAGTAAGGGAACTAACTCTACACTGGCTGAAGGTTCTACACTATCGAATTCTTACTATGTTCTGAGTGAAAATGAGGATATGGGGGAGGGAGATGTGGAGGTAACGGATGTGACAGAGACACATCCTGTAGAAAATACGAAGGTGGGGTCTTCTCGAGAAAGTTTACTGGTTAAGCACTCAATTTCACTGGCTGACAAACCGATGACAGATCCACCGATGCGCCCATATCTTCCCCGAGATTCTAAAACAGCTCACAAAACGGTCACTATTTCTTCTACTCGTGGAGCGGGTATGAAGAACTCCAAACGTCGTTAATCATGTCAGGTTTCTTTTGGAATGTCCGCGGCttaaacagataaaaaaaacattccgTTATAAAGAAATGGGTGGAAGAGAATAAGACGAAGTTTGGGTGCTTGATAGAAACTCGAGTACGAGAGAGGAAAGTTCCATTGGTGGTATCTAAAGTTTTTAATGATTGGTCGGTTATTACAAATTATGAGTATAATCGCCGGGGTCGAATTTGGCTAGNGTTGGAGTAGGGGGGTATGGTTCACCCATGCCACTCCAAAATTTTCTTTATGTGTTTGGCTAGCCNTAATGATTGGTCGGTTATTACAAATTATGAGTATAATCGCCGGGGTCGAATTTGGCTAGTATGGGGACCTGATGTCCTTCTCACTCTTTTTTACAAGAGTGCACAGATGATAACTTGTTCAATCCAGCTGCCTGATCAGGGAGAggatttcttttgttcttttatttatggttataaCACGACAACAGAG
The sequence above is a segment of the Camelina sativa cultivar DH55 chromosome 10, Cs, whole genome shotgun sequence genome. Coding sequences within it:
- the LOC104720565 gene encoding uncharacterized protein LOC104720565, coding for MYSTNTNKMMLDKAKQEPKTMVWWDINSCPVPDGYDASMVAQSIESALKKAGYTGPLTITAIGNLKHTLKRTPGVLPAISSSGILLKHVPDGFRDIFEEVIVWKRENPPPATIMFITGDVKEVKRLSYALSNVERHGYTLLQAFHQSASDLINNSEESTTTPLLLSKKCIWEKLLKDAIDSGVTRRQEFEKKFFETGESPCRFFCTLCNFYGQRFEDFTTHLKGKDHIVRELDLVSRPLPKRKLVKRIFTVSKYINKQTKDLNGWIEEDRMSL